One window of the Sphaerochaeta associata genome contains the following:
- the malQ gene encoding 4-alpha-glucanotransferase, with amino-acid sequence MNSKYIRNAGILLHITSLSSDYGIGDLGSEAYRMADWIASTGVGLWQVLPLGPTGFGNSPYAPRSTFAGNELLISLEQLVYEGLLDQHDLHDHPAFARDHVDFDRVITWKLPLLKKAARAFLDRISLQHKAFQEYCAKQSFWLEDYAAFMVLYETYADARWFSHWPVALSKREPKALDAFRVENHQKLEEWKVLQFFFEYQWNAFKLYVNAKGLKLVGDVPIFVAADSADTWSNLHLFKTDAQGRFSAVSGVPPDIFSESGQLWGNPVYDWDVLKKDNYGWWIKRLERLFTLTDILRIDHFRGFDAYYEIPAGEKTAENGTWVAAGGEEFFKVVRSHFGPVSIIAEDLGLMNASVERLRDDNGFPGMKIFQFGFSLNDKGECNYYDDFLPHNWDENFVAYTGTHDNNTTLGWFTSLAEQVKQMVLAYLGCREEEVVWAMIRALMLSHARCAVIPMQDLLEKDGRARFNYPSSCNDSNWSWRVEKEECTDTIAAKLAHLVRISARTGKTGDDA; translated from the coding sequence ATGAATAGCAAGTATATTCGGAATGCAGGAATACTCCTGCACATTACCAGCCTGAGCTCGGATTACGGGATCGGTGACTTGGGAAGCGAAGCCTATCGCATGGCTGATTGGATTGCTTCCACCGGTGTCGGACTGTGGCAGGTTTTGCCCCTCGGCCCGACCGGATTCGGTAATTCTCCCTATGCGCCGAGGTCCACGTTTGCAGGGAATGAACTGTTGATAAGCCTGGAGCAGCTTGTGTATGAAGGCTTGCTTGATCAACATGATCTGCATGATCATCCGGCCTTTGCACGCGACCATGTGGATTTTGATCGGGTCATCACCTGGAAGCTTCCACTGCTCAAGAAAGCAGCACGTGCCTTCCTGGACAGGATCAGCCTCCAGCATAAGGCTTTTCAGGAGTACTGCGCCAAACAATCCTTTTGGCTTGAGGATTATGCAGCCTTCATGGTCCTGTATGAGACCTATGCCGATGCACGTTGGTTCAGCCATTGGCCAGTAGCGTTGAGCAAGCGTGAACCCAAGGCCTTGGATGCTTTCAGGGTGGAAAACCACCAGAAGCTGGAAGAGTGGAAAGTCCTCCAATTTTTCTTTGAGTATCAATGGAACGCCTTCAAACTCTACGTCAACGCCAAAGGGCTGAAGCTTGTAGGGGATGTGCCGATCTTTGTCGCCGCCGACAGTGCCGACACTTGGAGCAACCTGCATCTGTTCAAGACTGATGCCCAAGGCCGTTTCAGTGCAGTCAGCGGCGTTCCGCCTGATATATTTTCTGAGAGCGGACAGCTTTGGGGCAATCCCGTCTATGATTGGGATGTTCTGAAAAAGGACAACTACGGATGGTGGATCAAGCGGCTTGAGCGACTTTTCACCTTGACCGACATTCTGAGAATCGACCATTTCAGAGGTTTTGACGCGTATTATGAGATACCTGCTGGAGAGAAGACGGCGGAGAACGGGACTTGGGTTGCAGCAGGGGGAGAAGAATTCTTCAAGGTTGTACGCAGCCATTTCGGACCGGTATCCATCATTGCCGAGGACCTTGGCTTGATGAATGCCTCGGTTGAACGCTTGCGCGATGATAACGGCTTTCCAGGAATGAAGATCTTCCAATTTGGATTTTCCCTGAACGACAAGGGGGAATGCAATTACTACGATGACTTTTTGCCGCACAACTGGGATGAGAATTTCGTAGCATATACAGGCACGCACGACAACAATACGACACTCGGATGGTTTACATCCCTTGCTGAACAGGTCAAGCAGATGGTGCTCGCTTATCTTGGCTGCCGTGAGGAAGAGGTGGTCTGGGCCATGATCAGGGCCTTGATGCTCAGCCATGCACGATGTGCCGTCATTCCCATGCAGGACCTTCTTGAAAAGGACGGTCGTGCACGATTCAACTATCCATCCTCATGCAACGACTCCAACTGGAGCTGGCGCGTCGAGAAGGAAGAGTGCACCGATACCATAGCGGCAAAGCTTGCTCATTTGGTGCGTATCTCGGCGCGGACCGGAAAAACCGGTGATGATGCTTGA
- a CDS encoding ABC transporter substrate-binding protein, translating into MKKTVLVLLFVALSASVVFGAGTKEQSAADGGPTTIRWAYWGSGERVTISQKAIELYESRNPGVKVNPEVSGGAGDHFVKVDTQLAGGDGPDIIQMGGNIPDYASVLLPLDKYAGNLLNTSVIDPSAVASGTIGGKLLGVSTGVTMPALVYNKTLLEKVGAPLPKTAMTYDEFRSYLMTLKGKLPSGVYPMQDIGVMSTNSTPFGYWTRYNGTPLYSAATASTAVTAKDAQKYLELFADYRKNGLIPPPDVAAGFAESNADSSAVIAGKVAIGYLYTNQLSGYQAATTDELALIEFPGAAATKALWQAPSQFYTINKDSKNADETIKFINFLVNDPEAALILGSNRGTPASASARAAGSSSPVDQKILDYMQVAGPHTSPETDHVPNDTEFNSTLFLIYQRVAFGQITPAQGGQQIYELLLRLIAK; encoded by the coding sequence ATGAAAAAAACCGTATTGGTTTTGCTTTTCGTTGCACTCAGTGCATCCGTGGTCTTTGGTGCAGGCACCAAGGAACAGTCCGCAGCAGATGGTGGACCCACCACGATTCGTTGGGCGTACTGGGGAAGTGGAGAGCGTGTGACTATCAGCCAGAAAGCCATCGAGCTCTATGAATCCCGCAATCCCGGCGTCAAGGTGAACCCCGAGGTATCCGGTGGAGCAGGCGACCATTTTGTGAAGGTCGATACTCAACTCGCCGGCGGCGATGGTCCGGATATCATCCAGATGGGTGGAAACATCCCCGACTATGCCAGTGTGTTGCTTCCTTTGGACAAGTATGCAGGTAATTTGCTGAACACTTCGGTCATCGACCCCAGCGCAGTTGCAAGCGGCACCATCGGCGGCAAGCTGCTTGGCGTCTCCACCGGTGTCACCATGCCCGCTCTTGTCTATAATAAGACGTTGCTCGAGAAAGTCGGAGCTCCGCTTCCCAAGACTGCCATGACCTACGACGAGTTCCGCTCGTATCTGATGACGCTGAAGGGCAAGCTGCCTTCCGGTGTCTATCCGATGCAGGACATCGGAGTCATGTCCACCAACTCTACACCGTTCGGCTACTGGACCCGCTACAACGGGACCCCGCTTTACTCTGCAGCAACCGCTTCCACCGCTGTTACGGCAAAAGACGCCCAGAAGTATCTCGAGCTCTTTGCCGACTACCGCAAGAACGGCCTCATTCCCCCGCCGGATGTAGCCGCAGGTTTTGCAGAGAGCAATGCAGACTCTTCAGCTGTTATCGCAGGCAAGGTCGCCATCGGCTACCTGTACACCAACCAGCTGAGCGGCTACCAGGCTGCAACCACCGATGAACTTGCGCTTATCGAGTTCCCCGGTGCCGCCGCCACCAAGGCCCTTTGGCAGGCTCCCAGTCAGTTCTATACAATCAACAAGGATTCCAAGAATGCCGATGAGACCATCAAGTTCATCAACTTTCTGGTGAACGACCCTGAAGCAGCCTTGATTCTCGGCAGCAACCGCGGAACCCCCGCTTCTGCTTCCGCTCGTGCAGCTGGTTCTTCCTCACCGGTCGACCAGAAGATTCTTGACTACATGCAGGTGGCAGGTCCTCATACCTCTCCTGAGACCGACCACGTACCCAATGATACCGAGTTCAACAGCACCCTCTTCCTGATTTATCAGAGAGTGGCCTTCGGTCAGATTACACCGGCACAGGGCGGCCAGCAGATCTACGAGCTTTTGCTCCGCTTGATCGCCAAGTAA
- a CDS encoding response regulator transcription factor: protein MISVMLVDDHAIIREGMKVLLASDPEISIIGEAGSVKQAVANMDLIRASNVLVLDMFLETESSGLGLLKQLLHEEQHPAILIVSMFTNAALVRQCLGLGAKGYVTKGDASDYLAKAIHTVSEGNTFISPTILASVMLEEPPSQEDQVLELLTHREQDILELLGKGYTTRRMCEQLGISTSTVGTHMENLKYKLHLQDKNSLIRFAIKREEEREQKKRLFSTYR, encoded by the coding sequence ATGATTAGCGTCATGCTTGTGGATGATCATGCAATAATTCGTGAAGGTATGAAGGTTTTGCTCGCCAGCGATCCCGAAATTTCCATTATCGGGGAAGCGGGCAGCGTCAAACAAGCAGTTGCCAACATGGATTTGATACGCGCCAGCAATGTGCTGGTGCTTGATATGTTCCTGGAGACGGAGAGCTCGGGCCTTGGCTTGCTCAAGCAATTGCTCCACGAAGAGCAACATCCCGCCATCCTCATTGTTTCCATGTTCACCAATGCAGCCCTGGTGCGACAGTGCCTTGGCCTGGGAGCCAAGGGGTATGTTACAAAAGGGGATGCCTCCGACTATCTTGCAAAAGCCATTCACACGGTTTCCGAGGGAAACACGTTTATCAGTCCCACCATTCTCGCTTCTGTGATGTTGGAAGAGCCTCCTTCGCAGGAAGATCAGGTTCTGGAGCTGTTGACGCACAGGGAGCAGGATATCTTGGAATTGCTGGGAAAAGGCTACACCACCCGGCGGATGTGCGAGCAGCTTGGGATCAGCACCAGCACTGTAGGAACTCATATGGAGAACCTCAAATATAAACTTCATCTGCAGGATAAGAACTCCCTCATCCGGTTCGCAATCAAGCGTGAGGAGGAACGGGAGCAGAAAAAGCGCCTGTTTTCTACATACCGCTAG
- a CDS encoding carbohydrate ABC transporter permease, whose amino-acid sequence MQKSIQKYFALFALPGLICFAIAFLIPMVMGVVLSFFKFTTVTDGTFIGIDNYKRIFINNDFTSALWFTVKFTVVSVITINLGAFTLAMLLTRGIKGTNAFRTIFFMPNLIGGIVLGWIWQVIINGVLLPRGVTIVSDPKYGFWGLVVLMNWQNIGYMMVIYIAGIQNISHDLIEAAQIDGANKVTMLRSVILPSIMPSITICSFLTLTNGFKLFDQNLALTAGDPGKQTEMLALNIFNTFYGRSGFEGVGQAKAVIFTIIVAFIALTQLRLTRSKEVEA is encoded by the coding sequence ATGCAAAAATCCATTCAGAAATACTTTGCACTCTTTGCCCTACCTGGACTTATTTGTTTTGCCATCGCATTCTTGATTCCCATGGTGATGGGGGTAGTCCTTTCTTTCTTCAAGTTCACCACCGTAACCGATGGAACCTTCATCGGAATTGATAACTATAAGCGTATATTCATCAACAACGATTTCACCAGCGCCCTTTGGTTCACCGTCAAATTCACTGTGGTTTCGGTGATCACCATCAACCTCGGGGCCTTCACCCTTGCCATGCTGCTTACACGGGGCATAAAGGGAACGAACGCATTCAGAACCATATTCTTCATGCCCAACCTTATCGGCGGCATCGTGCTCGGCTGGATCTGGCAGGTAATCATCAATGGAGTGCTTCTTCCCCGGGGAGTGACAATAGTAAGTGATCCCAAGTATGGCTTTTGGGGCCTGGTTGTCCTCATGAACTGGCAGAACATCGGCTACATGATGGTTATCTACATTGCAGGCATCCAAAACATATCCCACGACCTTATCGAGGCAGCCCAGATCGACGGGGCGAACAAGGTGACCATGCTGCGTTCTGTCATCCTGCCTTCCATCATGCCTTCCATTACCATCTGCTCCTTCCTCACCCTTACCAATGGCTTCAAGCTTTTCGATCAGAACCTGGCTTTGACCGCAGGCGATCCTGGCAAGCAGACCGAGATGCTGGCACTGAATATCTTCAACACCTTCTACGGCCGAAGCGGCTTCGAAGGGGTGGGACAGGCCAAGGCGGTGATTTTCACCATCATTGTTGCATTCATCGCCCTGACTCAGCTGCGCCTTACCCGCAGCAAGGAGGTGGAAGCATGA
- a CDS encoding sensor histidine kinase encodes MSEVKGSMVGTAGWFALILLVVSLTALAPIPSNSQALTAEHGIITVPQLDGNRRFSLEGDWLLKQPGEEEHLQKVPSVAWKQGSGTYSLTLLWEGGPTQFEFFTNNVGTSYELWLNESLVGSSGRYSPVAEQSRPSAKPLIHEFVLLPGSNVLQVKISNFVHPRAGLWEKVYIAPKPLATYSYQRRAAVDLFMFGQLFLFALLQLSLAIFSTKKSSHVWFALGTLLVALGNIMRNNIAIYTLLPNLDYLLFKRAQIITYYLASGFFIYAFHKRFPSSTVILLARIFFWGCITMTVVSLFLPYEVIYPLAIGFFPIMFLFLMYRVWVQLGTYRSSLLHRSKVSAILQIIADILLAYGMSHDFVGILLARYDVQMIPYMTYLYVALYTVVLARDYILADKQTEEAKNEIIKTAAHQKQQLANDLHDGVAQMLHALDFMTEGLLQSNHIDMKILQTIRNTSKDATKQLKHVIDDLNPIRFGSTSLESALHTMADRMQTSYGIETLCSTKGESLNFDVLLTQNLYYVYSEAVKNALSHAKPTYVSMVLKVTDVAILGSIENDGVDGATSITINQGHGVSIMRYRIELLGGIFDVIRKNSHTLIVKFQIPRRKRDD; translated from the coding sequence ATGAGTGAAGTAAAAGGCTCAATGGTAGGTACTGCTGGTTGGTTTGCTCTTATTCTCCTAGTAGTTTCTCTTACTGCGCTCGCTCCCATTCCCTCCAATAGCCAGGCCTTGACGGCAGAGCATGGAATCATAACCGTTCCTCAACTTGACGGAAATCGGCGCTTCAGCTTGGAGGGTGATTGGTTGCTCAAGCAACCGGGAGAAGAAGAGCATTTGCAAAAGGTCCCTTCTGTTGCCTGGAAGCAGGGGAGCGGCACCTACAGCCTCACGCTCCTCTGGGAAGGCGGTCCGACACAGTTCGAATTTTTTACCAATAATGTAGGGACGAGCTATGAATTATGGTTGAATGAAAGCTTGGTTGGTAGTTCAGGAAGGTATTCGCCTGTAGCCGAACAAAGCCGGCCCTCTGCAAAACCCCTCATCCATGAGTTTGTGCTTTTGCCCGGAAGCAATGTATTGCAGGTAAAGATCAGCAATTTCGTACATCCTCGGGCGGGATTGTGGGAAAAGGTGTATATTGCACCAAAGCCTCTGGCGACCTACAGTTATCAGCGAAGGGCGGCTGTGGACCTTTTCATGTTCGGACAGTTGTTTCTGTTTGCACTCCTGCAGCTTTCCTTGGCGATCTTTTCAACAAAGAAAAGTTCTCATGTATGGTTTGCACTCGGGACGTTGCTGGTTGCCTTGGGCAATATCATGCGCAACAACATCGCCATCTACACGTTGCTGCCGAACCTTGATTATCTACTCTTCAAACGCGCTCAGATCATCACGTACTACCTCGCGTCAGGTTTTTTCATCTATGCATTTCACAAGCGATTTCCATCTTCAACTGTCATCCTCTTGGCACGCATCTTCTTTTGGGGCTGTATCACGATGACGGTGGTAAGCCTGTTCCTTCCTTATGAGGTCATCTACCCGTTGGCGATAGGGTTCTTTCCTATCATGTTCTTATTTCTTATGTATCGGGTGTGGGTTCAATTGGGAACCTATCGAAGCTCCTTGCTTCATCGTTCGAAAGTCAGTGCCATTCTGCAGATAATCGCCGATATCCTCTTGGCATATGGTATGAGTCATGACTTTGTGGGTATTCTCTTGGCACGGTATGACGTTCAGATGATTCCCTATATGACCTATCTCTATGTCGCTCTCTACACCGTAGTCCTAGCCAGGGATTATATCCTCGCAGACAAACAAACCGAGGAGGCCAAGAATGAAATCATCAAAACTGCGGCACACCAGAAACAACAATTGGCCAATGACCTGCATGACGGGGTAGCTCAGATGCTTCATGCCCTTGACTTCATGACCGAAGGACTGTTGCAGTCGAACCATATCGATATGAAGATCTTGCAGACCATCCGTAATACCAGCAAAGACGCTACCAAGCAGTTGAAGCACGTTATTGACGATTTGAATCCCATACGATTCGGAAGTACTTCCTTGGAGAGTGCATTGCATACCATGGCCGACCGCATGCAAACCTCCTACGGTATAGAGACGCTGTGCAGCACCAAGGGCGAAAGCCTGAATTTTGATGTACTGCTTACACAAAATCTCTATTATGTGTACAGCGAAGCGGTCAAGAATGCCCTGTCGCATGCAAAACCCACCTATGTCAGCATGGTGCTTAAAGTAACCGATGTGGCTATTCTTGGTTCAATCGAGAATGATGGGGTCGATGGAGCAACGTCCATTACCATCAACCAAGGCCATGGTGTTTCCATTATGCGCTACAGGATTGAGCTCTTGGGTGGTATCTTCGATGTTATCAGGAAGAACAGCCATACCCTTATCGTAAAATTTCAGATTCCCAGGAGGAAACGAGATGATTAG
- a CDS encoding carbohydrate ABC transporter permease, which yields MSLTNTKRNHLILTIVLALLALFFLSPILIVFMNSFKSKLFISNEPFAMPSSATFSGGENYISGSQKIKFFNAFGYSLFITVFSVIGISLVTSMLAWYLTRVKTKFTTFAYYLLVFSMIVPFQMVMFTMSKTANMLHLDNPIGILVLYIGFGAGLGTFMFSGFIKSIPLSLEEAAMIDGAGPVKTFFLIVFPILKPTAITVAILNTMWVWNDYLLPYLTIGTEYKTIPVAIQYLRGGYGAVDMGAMMAMLVLAMVPIIMFYLSAQKYIIRGVVAGAVKG from the coding sequence ATGAGCCTCACCAATACCAAACGCAACCATCTAATTCTGACGATTGTTCTTGCACTCCTTGCATTGTTCTTTCTCTCTCCCATCCTCATTGTCTTCATGAACTCCTTCAAGTCGAAGCTGTTCATCTCCAATGAACCGTTTGCCATGCCCAGCTCAGCTACATTCAGCGGAGGCGAGAACTACATCAGCGGATCACAGAAAATCAAGTTCTTCAATGCATTCGGATACTCGCTGTTCATAACCGTCTTTTCCGTGATCGGCATCTCGCTGGTAACGAGCATGCTGGCTTGGTATCTGACACGGGTCAAGACTAAATTCACTACCTTTGCCTACTACCTGTTGGTATTTTCCATGATTGTTCCCTTCCAGATGGTCATGTTCACCATGAGCAAGACTGCAAACATGCTGCACTTGGATAATCCCATCGGGATACTGGTCCTCTATATTGGATTCGGCGCAGGCTTGGGTACGTTCATGTTCAGCGGCTTCATTAAAAGCATTCCCCTCAGTCTGGAGGAAGCGGCGATGATCGATGGTGCCGGACCGGTGAAGACCTTCTTTCTGATCGTATTTCCGATTCTCAAGCCGACTGCCATCACCGTAGCCATCCTCAATACCATGTGGGTCTGGAATGACTACCTCCTGCCGTATTTGACCATCGGTACCGAGTACAAAACCATCCCGGTTGCCATCCAATACCTCAGAGGCGGTTACGGAGCCGTTGACATGGGGGCGATGATGGCCATGCTTGTATTGGCCATGGTTCCAATTATTATGTTCTATCTCTCAGCCCAGAAGTATATTATTCGCGGTGTGGTGGCAGGTGCTGTCAAAGGTTGA
- a CDS encoding response regulator transcription factor — protein sequence MIKVVLVDDYAFVREGLKVLLGCYKSLEVVGEADGSESLLHLFAQGLLCDVVLLDLFLDGTPSGLDVITTLCNLPRSPQILMVSMCTDQVLVTECLRLGARGFLAKMDAAEHIGEAIQTVSHNIPYVSPSVHSVLLDKFDNQCKPDLDELTPQEMEVLGLLGEGYSTRRMAKMFGIASRDIDDHMEQLKTKLCCDDDGAMLHFTSQRKKVDCF from the coding sequence ATGATCAAAGTTGTGCTGGTCGATGACTATGCGTTTGTCCGAGAGGGCTTGAAGGTATTGCTCGGATGCTACAAAAGTCTTGAGGTGGTGGGTGAAGCCGATGGATCGGAGTCCTTGTTGCACTTGTTTGCGCAAGGTCTTCTCTGTGACGTAGTGCTGCTGGATCTTTTTCTGGATGGTACGCCTTCCGGCCTTGATGTGATTACAACGTTGTGCAATCTTCCACGAAGCCCCCAAATTCTCATGGTTTCCATGTGTACCGACCAGGTTCTGGTCACCGAGTGTCTACGGTTGGGGGCTCGTGGCTTTCTTGCAAAGATGGATGCAGCCGAGCATATTGGTGAGGCCATTCAAACGGTTTCACACAACATTCCTTATGTAAGTCCTTCCGTGCACTCCGTGCTTTTGGACAAGTTCGACAACCAATGCAAGCCTGATCTTGATGAACTTACGCCACAGGAGATGGAAGTGCTCGGCCTTCTGGGAGAAGGTTACTCAACCAGACGGATGGCAAAAATGTTTGGAATCGCTTCCCGTGACATCGATGATCATATGGAACAGTTGAAGACAAAGCTCTGTTGCGATGATGATGGTGCCATGCTTCATTTCACCAGTCAGCGAAAAAAAGTAGACTGTTTTTAA
- a CDS encoding DUF72 domain-containing protein, which produces MGTCSWKYSSWEGLVYDAQSREDLLAQYAKRYRSVEVDQWFWSLGRQSYGLPDPDTVLAYDQATDKDFRFTVKCPNTLTLPFAYGSTIEANPWFLDAEVFYRFVERLGPLVHKIGLFMFQFSYLNQKAFSSRKELEQRLEHFMGMLPDGLAYAVEIRNPTWLDATWFDFLARNALTPVLLSGYWMDSLEEPLKRFLKTDIPTLCIRLHGDDRSGIEQETGSRWDKLVVNKNGELASIAPLLVELAKQGRVVYINVNNHYEGSAPLTIEKLMKYLSGVYE; this is translated from the coding sequence ATGGGAACATGCTCATGGAAATACAGTAGTTGGGAAGGCTTGGTCTATGATGCGCAGAGCAGGGAGGACCTGCTCGCCCAATATGCAAAGCGCTATCGATCGGTTGAAGTCGACCAGTGGTTCTGGTCGTTGGGCAGACAAAGCTACGGACTTCCCGATCCCGATACCGTCCTTGCCTACGACCAGGCCACCGACAAGGATTTCCGTTTCACCGTCAAGTGCCCCAACACGTTGACACTGCCTTTTGCCTATGGATCGACAATAGAAGCGAATCCTTGGTTCTTGGATGCAGAAGTGTTCTACCGTTTTGTCGAGCGGTTGGGACCGCTTGTTCACAAGATAGGACTTTTCATGTTCCAGTTCTCCTACCTCAATCAGAAGGCATTCAGCAGCCGAAAAGAGCTCGAACAACGATTGGAGCACTTCATGGGCATGCTTCCCGACGGTCTCGCATATGCGGTGGAGATACGCAATCCTACATGGCTTGACGCAACGTGGTTCGATTTCCTGGCAAGGAATGCCCTGACTCCGGTTCTCTTATCCGGGTATTGGATGGACAGTTTGGAAGAACCGCTCAAACGTTTCCTGAAAACCGACATTCCAACGCTTTGCATCAGATTACACGGTGATGACCGCTCGGGAATCGAGCAAGAGACGGGAAGCAGGTGGGACAAGCTCGTTGTCAATAAGAACGGAGAGCTTGCCAGCATCGCCCCGCTGTTGGTCGAGCTGGCCAAGCAGGGCCGGGTGGTCTACATCAATGTCAACAATCACTACGAGGGTAGCGCCCCTTTGACGATCGAAAAGCTTATGAAGTACCTCTCAGGAGTGTACGAATGA
- a CDS encoding DODA-type extradiol aromatic ring-opening family dioxygenase, giving the protein MKAQILYISHGGGPMPILGDRYHLRMVDFLKGLSTKLKRPDAIVVLSAHWECPKPTLLCAQNPSLLYDYYGFPEEAYQLRYPSPMAVDLANHIASLFEDAVLDDTRGFDHGMFIPLSFLYPDADIPTTQLSLLSSLSSREHWNMGEALRPLLDENILFIGSGFSFHNMRLFFQDDDKQNHAFQEFLINTCTADLPISKREEALVAWQQAPYARYCHPREEHLLPLHVCCALAGEKAELVFDDEILKRRSVGFLWR; this is encoded by the coding sequence ATGAAAGCCCAAATATTGTACATATCGCACGGCGGCGGCCCTATGCCCATTCTTGGTGACAGGTACCACCTGCGAATGGTGGATTTTCTGAAAGGGCTGTCGACCAAGCTGAAACGACCCGACGCCATTGTGGTGCTCAGCGCCCATTGGGAGTGTCCGAAGCCCACGTTGCTTTGTGCACAAAACCCAAGCTTGTTGTACGACTACTATGGGTTTCCCGAGGAAGCCTATCAACTGCGTTATCCATCACCTATGGCTGTAGATCTTGCAAACCATATTGCATCGTTGTTCGAGGATGCCGTCCTGGATGATACGCGTGGTTTCGACCACGGTATGTTCATCCCCCTGAGCTTTCTGTACCCCGATGCAGATATTCCCACAACCCAGCTTTCGCTGCTCTCATCCCTGTCGAGCCGGGAGCATTGGAACATGGGGGAGGCCCTCAGACCCTTGCTCGATGAGAATATTTTATTCATCGGTTCGGGATTCAGCTTTCATAATATGCGTCTGTTCTTTCAGGATGACGACAAGCAGAACCATGCGTTCCAGGAGTTTCTCATCAACACCTGTACTGCAGACCTACCGATTTCCAAACGAGAGGAAGCCTTGGTGGCTTGGCAGCAAGCTCCCTACGCCCGCTACTGCCACCCCAGGGAAGAGCACCTGCTGCCGTTGCATGTCTGCTGCGCTCTTGCCGGGGAGAAAGCCGAATTGGTGTTCGATGATGAGATTCTCAAACGCAGGTCAGTCGGCTTTCTTTGGAGGTAG
- a CDS encoding ABC transporter substrate-binding protein, giving the protein MKKSLLIALLIVSVAMSSVLFAAGAQEATPAKEVYFLNFKPEIADVYETKIAPAFEKETGIKLKVVTAASGTYAQTLKSEIAKSNPPVIFQTNGPVGLAESKNYTADLKNTEFYKILSDKTMALGDGEKVLAIPYAVEGYGIIYNDAIMRKYFALPNKAVSIKSADEITNFATLKAVVEDMTKNKGALGIQGVFASTSLAAGNQWRWQTHLVNVPLYFEVRDANIAMGSKVPEIKFSYSANMKNIWDLYLNNSSTAVGLLGAKSVDDSMAEFALGQVAMVQNGNWGAGQILGVKGNKVSDADIKFMPIYTGAAGEEKYGLNVGTENYLCINSNASVEQQKMADQFLTWLFASETGKQFVKNDLMFITPFNTFKDSELPTDPLAKDVIRWMNKSGVSSIPWAFSMIPSEEWKNQFGAALADYSVGRKNWAEVEKVAVDAWKTEFKLTN; this is encoded by the coding sequence ATGAAAAAAAGCTTGCTGATCGCCCTGTTGATTGTCAGTGTGGCAATGAGCTCGGTTCTGTTCGCCGCCGGAGCCCAGGAAGCGACCCCTGCGAAAGAAGTGTATTTTTTGAACTTCAAACCCGAGATTGCAGATGTCTATGAAACCAAGATTGCCCCCGCATTCGAAAAAGAAACCGGCATCAAGCTGAAGGTTGTCACCGCTGCAAGCGGAACCTACGCCCAGACGCTGAAGAGTGAAATCGCCAAGAGCAATCCTCCGGTAATTTTCCAGACCAATGGACCGGTAGGCCTTGCAGAGAGCAAGAACTATACTGCAGATCTGAAGAACACCGAGTTCTACAAGATTCTCAGTGACAAGACCATGGCCCTCGGTGACGGCGAAAAAGTACTGGCAATCCCCTATGCAGTGGAAGGCTACGGCATTATCTACAATGATGCCATTATGAGAAAGTATTTTGCCCTCCCCAATAAGGCTGTCTCAATCAAGAGCGCCGACGAGATCACCAATTTCGCAACCTTGAAGGCAGTGGTCGAGGACATGACCAAGAACAAGGGCGCTCTGGGAATCCAGGGAGTCTTTGCTTCGACTAGTCTTGCCGCAGGCAACCAGTGGAGATGGCAGACCCACTTGGTAAACGTTCCTCTTTACTTTGAAGTACGTGATGCCAACATCGCCATGGGAAGCAAGGTGCCTGAGATCAAATTCAGCTACAGTGCCAACATGAAGAACATTTGGGACCTGTATCTGAACAACAGCTCCACTGCTGTCGGCTTGCTCGGCGCCAAGAGCGTCGATGACTCAATGGCTGAGTTTGCACTTGGTCAGGTTGCCATGGTCCAGAACGGCAACTGGGGTGCAGGCCAGATTCTCGGTGTCAAGGGCAACAAGGTCTCCGACGCCGACATCAAGTTCATGCCCATTTATACCGGGGCGGCCGGTGAAGAGAAGTACGGACTCAATGTAGGAACCGAGAACTATCTGTGCATCAACAGCAACGCAAGTGTCGAGCAGCAGAAAATGGCCGACCAGTTCCTCACCTGGCTCTTCGCAAGTGAGACAGGCAAGCAGTTCGTAAAGAACGATCTGATGTTCATCACTCCGTTCAACACCTTCAAGGACAGCGAACTTCCCACCGACCCGCTGGCCAAGGATGTCATCCGCTGGATGAATAAGAGCGGCGTCTCCTCCATTCCTTGGGCTTTCTCCATGATTCCTTCGGAAGAGTGGAAGAACCAGTTCGGTGCTGCACTTGCTGATTACAGCGTGGGCAGAAAGAACTGGGCCGAGGTTGAGAAAGTTGCTGTTGACGCTTGGAAGACCGAGTTCAAGCTCACCAATTAA